The Labilibaculum sp. sequence TTTTAATTCTGGTTGAGTAATATTGAATTCCAGAGGCTTCTGGTTGTGAGAAACCTCTGGAATTAAGAATTCTATACAGAGAGATTACTTCTCTGCATCATATATTGTTTGAATTTCTTCCTGCGAAAGAGCCGTATTAAAAACACGTAATTCATCAAGGTAACTTGAATCGGATAAGTGATTCCAGTAACTGAAAGTTTCACCTCCTGCACCAATCGTCATTGTAGTACATCCAGTCCAATCAATACCTTTTGAAAGATCTGAGGATAACATTTCCACACCATTGAAATAAATTGTGCTTTTAGTTAGAGAAACAGTAACCGCAATTTGAATCCATTCGCCGGCAGTTGCATCAATAACACCGCCATCATTCCAAACTTCTGCTGTTTCGGTACCAACATTTAATTTTATTCTTTGTTCGGTTGCACTTCCTTCCCGAAACAATCTAAAGCCCTGGTTGCGATTTTCGGGAATGTTATTTCCAACTACAAGAATTCCAGCGCGGTCCGGATCAGGGTTTACTTTATACCAAAATACAGTACTAAACTCTTCTCCAAACAGCCCTTCGATAGGAAAAGTAAGGTAAGAATCAGTGGCTCCTGCAAAAGCATCACTTCCAAGTGCACTTTCGCCTGCAAAACCTGTTGTACCTACTACTGTGGCGTCATTGTAGCTAATTAAATCGGTATTGTTTCCATCGAAAGGCATATAAAATGTTTCACCGTATTTTGGCTGGTATGGATTGGTAACATTAATCATATCTTGAATCTCGTCTGCAGTTAGTGCTTTATTGAATAAACGGAGTTCATCCATAGCACTTCCATCTGATTTGTGATCCCAATAGCTAAATGTTTCGCCTCCGGAACCAATTGTCAATGTTTCGCATCCAGTCCAATCAATAGCCGCAGTCAAAGGAGAAGAGCTCATTTCAACGCCGTTAAAGAATATTGTACATTGCGTTTGTGAAATGGTAAAGGCGATGTGTACCCATTCTCCGGCGGCAACGTCAATAACATCACCATTATTCCAAACTTCAGCAGTACCAATACCAACATTAAGCTTAATTCTTTGCTCGGCACCATTTCCTTCCCGGAATAATCTGAATCCCTGATTACGATTTTCAGGGGTATCATTTCCAATAACCAGAATACCTGCGCGATCCGGCGATGGATTCACCTTGTACCAGAATGCAGCAGTAAATTCAGGTGTAAGCATTGAAGCAATTGGGTAAGTTAGATAAGAATCGGTAGTTCCCGAATAAGAATCCGTTCCGATTATACTTTCCCCGGCAAAACCGGGAGATCCGATCTTAGTTGCCTGTACAATGTTAACCAATTCATAATAGTCACCATCAAATGGCATATAAAACAATTCACCTTCAAATAGTGGAGTGTATGGAGGTTCTTTTGAGAAATTTACCGAGGATGTGGTACTTTTACCTTCCAGATCAGTAGCGATCACAGTCATAATGTGATCTCCTGTATTTACATTGTCATAGTTAAATTTTTCAAGAGCAATTCGATAATCAGTAAATGTAGTAAAACCGGCTATCTCAGTTCCATCCATTAGCACAGATATGCTTCCAATTTCAATATCATCTGTTACTTTAATATCAATATCAATTGATGTTACCAAGTCAAGGACTTTAATCGTTGTTCCTTCAGTAGGGTAGTTTATTTTGATTACAGGTGCAGTTTCATCCACTCCTGGTTTCACTGCTGTAATCGGATCAATTCCTTCGTCGCATGCCGTAGCAAATACGAGAGCAATCATTACAATTAGTATATTTTTAAATAATTTCATATGATTATTATTTGTTTCTGTTTGCCATATGGAACTCCCAAATTACACTCATTCTCTTGGGTGTAATTTTTTTACATGGTCGTTTCATTTTCTTCATTTTAATGATCAAAATTATTAGTTGCTGCCTTTTAAGACTGGAAGTAAATCAACTTGATTTTGAGGATATGGTAAATAAATCAAATCGGCGTTAAAGGTTCTTCCTTCGTAGCTTAGCTCGTTGTATTTTTCAAGACGAACCATATCGAAAAAGCGTGTTCCCCATTCCATGGCTAACTCAGCAAATTTCTCATCCATAACCTGTGCATTTGTAACTCCTGAGATTGCTGTTAAACCAGCTCTTTTTCGAACTAAATTTACCGCAGCATCTGCAGATAGTGATGTGCTTGATGCGCCTTGAGTTATTGCTTCGGCGTGCATTAACAGGATTTCTGCATAACGAATGCAGGTGAAGTTTTTGTTTGTACCGTATGTCGTACGTCCAGGTGTAAGTTGATCTGATGGTAAATAGTGCTTGCCACTGGCAAAAAGTGCACGGGCATAATCATTAATTACATCTCCTGATCGGGTTGTGTTTGAAACCCATGCAGGAAGTGTTGCATAGTTCGGATCTTTTTGAATTTCAGCAATGCCTCTGTCTGTAAATAATACACTGGTTTCCAGACGAACAGTTTCACCTCTGTCAAGCATGAATTTGATGTACTTTAAGCTAGGTTCCCAAAAACCCCAACCACTGCCGGCTCCTTCAACTTTTGGAGTCCAGCTTTGCGGTCCAAAGAATTCGAACAGGTAACTTTTGCTATCTCCTGAAGCTTGTCCAAAGTCAGAATATTGCATTTCCAATAAATTCTCATTGTTTAGCTTCCCGGGAATTTTAAATAGCTCGTAAAAATCAGCTTCTAAACTAAATTTACCGGAACTGATAATTTGCGAAGTGGCATCAGCAACTGCCTGATAATTTTTTAACTCCAAATTGGCAAGCGCTTTAATTGCAAGTGCAGTGTATTTAGTAACACCGCCGCGAATATCAGTTCTTTCATTCGGATTCATATCCGGTAAGAAAGGAATTGCTTCGTCCATTTGATCGGCAATATGCTGCATCACATCATTTTTTGATGTGATACCTGCAACCAATAATTCTGTAGGGTCTGAACTCGTTGGAACTAGAATATTTCCCCATGTTCGGGATATGTTGAAAAGAATCCAGCCACGAATTGTTTTTGCTTCAGCAATGTACTGTTCGCCTAGACTTTGATTTCCTGTTTCATCAGTATACAATTGAATTTGCTCCATTGCACTGTGAGAAGTGATCACATCTCGGTATTCACCTTCCCAGGCAGAATTGTACATCCAAAAATCTTTGTTGTAATTGTATAAGTCAGTCTCGGCAAAATCTTGTTGATCGCCTAAACCACCAGCGTTAACATCATCTCCCCGGATGGACATTAATGGATTTGATTCCCAGCCTTTATTGTTGAATTCAGCATAAAGACCGATTAAGGGTGAAATCATATTTTCGGCAATTGAATAATCAGTGCTGTCTGCAATGGTAATATTCTCGGCAGGTTCGTCTAATTTGTCATCACAGGCAGCAGTAAACAAAATTGTAGCTGCAACAAGGGTGATATGAATAGAATATTTAAATAGTTTCATGATAAAATGTTTTTTGTAATTAAAAATTAACATTTAAGCCAAGTGTATATACTGCTGGGATAGGGTAGGTTTGTGTATCAATTCCATTTTCAACTTCAGGATTAAATCCATTGTAGCTAAAGACAGTTAAAGGACGATCTGCAGTGAACGAAATTCTGGCTTCAGGAACTTTTACACCAAACATTACCTTTTGTGTTAGATTGTAAGCAATTTGAATGTTTTGAATTCTGAAGTAGGATCCATCTTCTACAAAATAATCACTCATCTTTTGGTTCCAGCCTTTTCTTAATCCTGCAGAGGAAGGATATTTATTTGATGTTCCTTCACCATGCCAACGGTTTTTTGCCAGATCAGCATCTATGTTTCCATCATTTGTCCAGATTAATTCACCGCGTTTACGATTCAAAATTTTGTTTCCGGTCTGTCCTAAAATGTTCATTGTGAATTCCCAGTTTTTGTAAGTTATACCAAGATTTGCACCGTACATGAAATTTGGAAAATAAGAGCCTAAAACAACTCTGTCGTCATCATCAATTTTTCCATCCTTGTTTTGATCTTTGTATTTTAAATCCCCGGGAGCCAACCCATTTTCCACGGCAACAGGATCAGCGGCGACTTCAGCCTCATTTTGATAAACACCAACTACCTCACGTCCGAAAAATGCCAATAATGGTTCTCCAACAATTGAACGCTGACGAAATTCTGCTTGTCCGCCGTCTATATAGGGCTGACCAAACAAATCCCTTACTTCGTTTTTAAGAGTGGAAATGTTTGCTCCGATTGAGTATTTTAAATCTTTCGTAATATTATCACTCCAACTCAAAGCCAGCTCGAATCCTGAGTTTCTGATTTCACCAACATTTTTTCTTACAGTACCTCCTATAAGAGGATTGGTAACATCTATAACTGCATTTTTTGTGTCGCGGATATAATAATCAGCATCTACAGATAGTCTGTTAGCAAGAAGAGTTGTCGTAACACCAAAGTTTGTTTCTTCGGTAACCTCCCATTTAAGAGAAGAGTAGGTACTCGAGGTTGTTGTACCGGAAACTAAAACACCATCAATTGCAGTCGTTACAACATTGGTTGAGTTAGCACCATCGCTGGCCGCGATTTTATTATTTCCCAGTTTACCCCAACTTGCACGAAATTTTAAAAAATCAATAAATTCTACATCCTTCATGAAGTTTTCTTCTGAAATAACCCAACCAGCACCAACAGTTGGGAAATAACCCCATTTTTCCTGATACTTTGAGCTGCCATCCGCTCTCATGGTTCCGTAGAGTAAATATTTGTTGTTGAAATTATAAGACATTCTTCCAAAATAGGACATACCATACTGTTTTCTTCCGTCATCATTAACACTATCAGATGGTTTACTCTTTGATTTACTAATGTACCAGTTTTCTTCAAGTCCAGATGGGAAATTTAAACCGGTTGCACTAAGATAATTCCAGGTTTCATCTCTGTAAGATGATCCAGCCATAAGTGTAAAGTTGTGTCCTCCAAAGCTGTCAGTATAGGTTAAAATATTATCCCAGGTTTGGTTTGTTGTAGTTTGAGAGTTTTTTTGAACTGAGTCATCAGTACGCTTAAAATTAGTGCTGACAAAATAAGCAAGATCAACAAATCGTCCTTCCTGCGAAGTAAAATCCTGACTGTAAGTTGTTTTGAAATTTAATTTTTTTGGTATAAGGTCCAGTTTAGCATAGAAATTTGCAAGTACTTTTTTTGTTCTAATGCGATTTTCACTTAAATCCATCGTTGGAAATGGGTTTTTACCTCCCCGATACCCTAAGTCTTCAGCACTCGCATATCTTGTTGGGCTTGCAGCAGTATTTAGTTCATCGTAAACAGGCATAATTGGTACCGCAAAATAAGCCACATTCCAAGCTGCCGATTCGGGTTCATATTTGGTCGAATTACTCAATATAATATTGCCACCAATTGTGAACCATTCATTTGCCTGAAAGTCAATTTTTGAACGAAGGTTAAAACGTTCATACTCATTCTTCATATTCAAAACACCTTCCTGGGTAAAGAAACTTGTTCCAATTGAGTAAGTCGTATTCTCGTTACCTCCGGATACACTTAAACTATGGTTTTGAATAGCTGCAGTGCGCATAATTTCGTCATACCAATCTGTATTTACGTTTGGTACATTTGGATTTATACGACTTCTGCCGTATCGCTGCATCGCATTTAATATGAATTGTTCATCTGCCGCCGATCCTGATTCTAAGGCCATATTTGTGTATTGTTCAGCATTCGCCATTTTCAATACATTCTGAGCCACTTGATATCCGTAATAGCCATTGTAATTAATTTGGGCTTTTTGATTTCGTTTACCGGATTTGGTTTCAATTAATACAACTCCATTTGCAGCCCGCACTCCATAAATAGCTGCCGCTGACGCATCTTTAAGTACTGAGGTTGATTCAATATCAGCCGTATTTAAAAAATCGATGTTGTCGTAAAATACTCCATCAACAACATACAAAGGTCCTTCGTTGCCATGTCCGGGATAAGAACCAATACCACGAAGGCGTATGGTTGGTGATTCACCCGGAGCCCCGGAACTAATAACCTGAAGTCCGGCAACTTTCCCCTGTAACGATTGCATAACGTTACCAGAAGGAGTTTTAACCAAGTCTTCAGATTTTACAGTGGTTATTGATGACGTTAGATCTTTTACGCTCATCTTTCCGTATCCAATAACAACAACTTCATCCAGACCTGTGGTAGATTCAAGTAAAGATACATTAATCAAGGTTTGATTATTTACAGGAATTTCCTGTGTTTTCATACCTATAAAACTGTAAACGAGTGTAGCATTGCTTAAAGCTTCAATGCTGTAGCTCCCATCAATATCTGTTACGGTTCCAGAAGTGGTTCCTTTAACAAATACGGTAACACCAATTAATGGCATTTCAGATTGGTCTGTAACTATACCTGTAATATTAGTACTGCTTTGTGCAAATACAGATATAGAAAACAACAAAAGAATTAGGTTAGATAATAGTAATCTCATGCTCTTTTATTTTTGATTATTAATAACCTCATAAAGGTCGGCCTATATAGGTGCTTGTTCCAAATTGATTGTGTTTATTAAACCTCAACAGCAATAAAAATCAACACAACATTGCCACTACGTATGATTGTTAAGTATCTTTTAATTAGATGTTTTACCTATATTAAAAAATGTGAAATATTTTGAGATGATAATGCATTTAAACGATATTTTTATATTTAGGTAGTGAGTATGTTGGGGTGATAATTTGAATTTTAGCTTGGTTAAACATATCATAATTGAATTATGAAGGGTTAAAAAGTATTATTTTACGAAATCGTTTTCGGTTTTGTGGCTGTATTTAAGGTATTGAAAAAATATGATTGTTCAGATTTATTAATTAACAAATCCAACCGCATTTTTATTTAGTCTGCATTTTAATAAAAATTAAACAAATGAGCAATTTGTTCATATCCTGTTGGTTAGGTGTTTTTTTGAAGAGCAAAGTGAATCAAGTGACAAAAAGCCAAACTTTAATCGTTAAATTTGCGTAATTAAAGTAAAAAAAATAGCCTTTCATCAAAAGGCAGACGCTTGGAGATTTGGAGTAGATGGTTTTTAACGAAAGAGTGAATATGAAAAGATTTCTACAGCTTATTGGTGTTACGATAATTATAGGATTTAGTTATTATTCTGGAACAGCACAAATTGTACGACCAGTTAATGATACAACTATTTGTGTTGGTGAATCTGTTATTTTAGAAGCACAAACAGGTTCATACATGTACAATTGGAGTACAGGACAACTTTCATCTGCAATTAGTGTCTCTCCGGCAGTAACAACCACATACAATCTTCGTGTCTTTGTTCCGGATACAGGAACTGAGTTAATTTCCAATGGTGAATTTGATCTTGGGAATACTGGCTTTTATAGTGAATATATCTATTGTCCGGATCCTGTTTTGTCTTCAGCTAGTCATTCCGATAATGAATCTTTGTGGATGGAGGGAAGATATGCTGTTGACAGCAATCCTCAGGCATATCACGCTAATTTTTCTCCTTGCAGCGGACATACAGGAAATAGTCCGGATAAAATGCTGATTGTTAATGGTGCTCCTGATGAAGATGTAGTTGTGTGGAGCCAGACGATTACGGTAAATCCGAATCAATATTATGCATTTTCTACTTGGGCTGCAAATGTTCATCCAACCAATCCGGCTCGATTGGAATTTAAGATTGATGGAGTTTTAATGGGGGATTATATTGAACCTAGTGCTGGATTGACTTGTAACTGGGAAGAGTTTTACTCTTTGTGGTATTCGGGTACAAAAACATCTATTGAAATATCAATTGTAAATAAAAATTTAATCCGAAGTGGTAACGATTATGCCTTGGATGGTATTTCTTTTAATCCTTTGGTTGAAGTGCCGGACAGCAGAACAGTTACAGTAATTGAACCTGCGATGATTGATGCGGGTTCAGATATTACTATATGTGGTAATGAAACTGCAGGTTTGAGTGCAGCAGTTTCCAACCAAACAGGTTTTTTGTGGTCAACTTCAGGTGATGGTACTTTTTCTAATCCTTCAAATGTTAATTCTACTTACACTCCGGGAAGTAATGATGCAGCCACTGGCAGTGTAATACTTACAGCGACAGCTAATTCGAATTCTCCTTGCGGAGCTGTCTCTGATTTTTTAACTCTTAATCTGAATCCTGTTCCAGTTATTGGTTTTGGTGATAATCAGGCATCTTGTGGTGGTGGAAATGTTATTTTAGATGCGGGGAATGCAGGTTCAATTTATTCTTGGAATACAGGGGAAACTTCCCAAACCATTGAAGTGTCAACAGCTGGAACCTATTCTGTTGAAGTGACAAATTCTTTTAATTGTGTTGATACTGATACTGTTTATGTTGGTTTCTATGCAAATCTAACAATTGACTTGGGACCTGACCGTACAGTATGCTCAGGAAATCCAGTGGTTTTAAATGCGGGAATTTCAGGAGCAACTTATCTATGGAGTACAGGTGAAACAACACAAGAGATTATAGTGTATGGTGATGGTAATTATTCTGTTACTGTCACAAATTCATATGGTTGTAATGCAACAGATGATATTAATGTGACTTTGGTTCCACCTCCGGTGGTTGATTTAGGACCTGATCAGGTTTTGAACGCAGGTGACGTAATTCGATTGGATGCAGGAAGTCACTTCTTCTATATTTGGGATGATGGATCAAGAAACAGATATCTTGATGTTGATAAGCCTGGTTTGTACGCTGTTCGTGTTTTTGATATGAATGGTTGTTCTGCTATGGATATGGTCAATATTACAAGTGCTGCGGGTACTGTGCCTGATGTAACTTTAAATGATACCATTATTTGTAGAGATGAGTCTGTTGAGCTTTACGCTGGAAATGACTTCTTATTTAATTGGGATGTAGATGGTCTTTCTTCCAGAGTCGTAGTTTCACCAGATTCAACAACAACATACAATTTACGTGTGTTCTATATTGATGAGACTTTGGAATTGGTTAATAATGGCGATTTTACTTTAGGGAATATAGGTTTTCAAAGTGACTACTACTATTGTTCAAGTACTTCAAGTTGGTCGTGTAGAAGCCGTTCAAGTAAATATACGGTTAGTAGTAATACTCGGGCATTTGGATCAGATAAAAGCAGTTGTACAGGTGTTACTGGAAATTCTCCCGATAATGTAATGGTTGTTGAAGGTGGATCTGTAAATAATACAGTTTGGGAACAAGATATAAATGTTGATCCGGATAGTTATTATGTCTTTTCTTTAAATATTACAAATCTTAAGAATGATAGTTTTGATGATTTTGAGCTGGTTGTTAATGGTGTTGTAATCGAAAGCTTTAGTACCAATTCTCCTTGTAATTGGGATAAATATCAAAGACTGGTTTATTCCGATAGCTCAAGTTCTTTAAATGTTCAAATCAATAATACAAGCACAACGGGTGTTGATAATGCTTTTGCTTTGGATGGTATTAGTATGTATAAATTATCTGAGATTCCATTAGATGTAACGGTTGAAGTTATTCAGCATGTAGTTGCTGATGCAGGTTCAGATCTTGCCATTTGTGAATCAGGGACAGCAAGTTTGAGCGGTGTTGTAAGCAATGAATCTTCATTTATCTGGAGAAGTCTAGGGGATGGTTTTTTTGACAATACTGGAATTTTGAATCCTACTTATACACCTGGTAGTGCTGATATCTTAAATGGATTTATTGATATAGAGCTAAGTGCGCAACCAATTGTTCCTTGTGTAAATCCTGCATTGGATACTGTGAGGGTCGATATTAATAGTAACCTGAATTTGAATTTAGGCTCTGATCAGGATATCTGTCAGGGAAATACAATTAGTTTGGATGCCGGTTATGTTGGTGCGAGTTATTTATGGAATACAGGCGAAACCACTCAGACTATTACGGTTTCAACTTCCGGGAATTATTCTGTTGTTGTAGCTGATGCCAACGGCTGTTCAGGCACTGATGATATAAATATTACCGTTCATCCAAATCCAATTGTTGATTTAGGTGCAGACCAAGAGGAGTGTAATGGAAATAACATCATGTTTGACGCAGGTCATCCAGGATCTACATATTTGTGGAGCACAGGCGAAACCTTGCAAGGAATTTTGGTGACCACTTCCGGGAATTATTCTGTTGTGATGACTGACGCCAACGGCTGTTCAGCTGCGGATGATGCCAACGCAACCATACACCCAAATCCAATCGCCAATTTGGGGGCAGATCAGGAAACCTGTGCCAGAGGTACAATTACTTTTGATGCAGGCAATGCAGGTTCAACTTATTTATGGAGTACAGGCGAAACCACTCAAACCATCAGTGTTTCTACTTCAGGAAATTACAGCGTAACAGTAACTAATGCCAACGGCTGTTCTGCTTCGGATGATGCCAACGCAACCACACACCCGAATCCAACCGTCAATTTGGGAGCGGATCAGGTAATCTGTGCTGGAGGCACCATCACTTTTGATGCAGGCAATGTAGGATCAACTTATTTATGGAATACAGGAGAAACCACACAGACGATTTCAGTTTCCACTTCAGGAAATTACAGCGTAACAATCACTGATGCCAACGGCTGTTCAGCAACAGACGATGCCAATGCAACCATACACCCGAATCCAGTTGTTGATTTAGGAATTGATCAGGAAACCTGTGCCGGAGGCACCATCACTTTTGATGCAGGCAATGTAGGATCAACTTATTTATGGAATACAGGAGAAACCACACAGACGATTTCAGTTTCCACTTCAGGAAATTACAGCGTAACAATCACTGATGCCAACGGCTGTTCGGCTTCGGATGATGCCAATGCAAGCATCCATGCAAATCCAGTTGTTGATTTAGGAATTGATCAGGAAACCTGTTCCGGAGGCACCATCACTTTTGATGCAGGCAATGTAGGATCAACTTATTTATGGAATACAGGAGAAACCACACAGACGATTACAGTTTCCACTTCCGGAAATTACAGCGTAACTGTAACAGATGCCAACGGCTGTTCGGCTTCGGATGATGCCAATGCAAGCATCCATGCAAATCCAGTTGTTGGTTTAGGAATTGATCAGGAAACCTGTGCCGGAGGCACCATCACTTTAGATGCAGGCAATGTAGGATTAACTTATTTGTGGAGTACCGGCGAAACCACTCAGGCAATCAGTGTTTCTACTTCAGGAAACTACAGCGTAACTGTAACAGATGCCAACGGCTGTTCAGCAACAGATGATGTGAATGCTACCATTCATGCGAATCCGGTTGTTGATTTAGGAATTGATCAGGAAACCTGTTCCGGAGGTACAATTACTTTTGATGCAGGCAATGCAGGATCAACTTATTTATGGTCTACCGGAGAAACAACTCAGGCAATAACCGTTTCGACAAGTGGAAATTACAGTGTAACAATCACTGATACCAACGGCTGTTCAGCAACAGACGATGCCAATGCAACTATTCATGCCAACCCAACAGTTAATTTGGGAGCAGATCAGCAGACCTGTTCAGGTGGAACAATTACTTTTGATGCTGGAAATATTGGTGCCACTTATTTATGGAATACCGGTGAAACCACACAGACAATCACAGTTTCAACTTCCGGAAATTACAGCGTAACAGTAACTGACGCCAACGGCTGTTCAGCAACAGATGATGTGAATGCAACTATTCATGCCAATCCAATCGTCAATTTGGGAGCAGATCAGGAAACCTGTGCCGGAAGCACCATCACATTTGATGCCGGAAATATTGGTGCCACTTATTTATGGAGTACCGGAGAAACCACTCAGATAATTACAGTTGCAGCGGGTAGCAATTATTCAGTAGTTGTGACTGACGCCAACGGCTGTTCCGCTTCGGATGATGCCAACGCAACGATTCATGCCAATCCAACCGTCAATTTGGGAGCGGATCAGCAGACTTGTGCCGGAAGCACCATCACTTTTGATGCAGGCAACGCAGGTTCAACTTACTTGTGGAGTATCGGTGAAACTACTCAGACGATTACAGTTTCTACTTCAGGCAATTACAGCGTAACAGTAACTGATGCCAACGGCTGTTCCGTTGCGGATGATGCCAATGCAACAATACACCCGAATCCAGTTGTTGATTTAGGAATTGATCAGGAAACCTGTGCCGGAGGTACAATTACTTTTGATGCAGGCAATGCAGGATCAACTTATTTATGGTCTACAGGAGAAACAACTCAGGCAATCACCGTTTCGACAAGTGGAAATTACAGCGTAACAGTAACTGATGCCAACGGCTGTTCAGCTACGGATGATGCCAATGCAACCATACACCCGAACCCGACTGTCAATTTGGGAGCAGATCAGCAGACTTGCTCAGGAAATACGATCACATTTGATGTAGGCAACGCAGGATCAACTTATTTATGGAGTACCGGTGAAACCACACAGACGATTACAGTTTCTACTTCAGGCAATTACAGCGTAACAATCACTGATGCCAACGGCTGTTCC is a genomic window containing:
- a CDS encoding LamG domain-containing protein; this encodes MKLFKNILIVMIALVFATACDEGIDPITAVKPGVDETAPVIKINYPTEGTTIKVLDLVTSIDIDIKVTDDIEIGSISVLMDGTEIAGFTTFTDYRIALEKFNYDNVNTGDHIMTVIATDLEGKSTTSSVNFSKEPPYTPLFEGELFYMPFDGDYYELVNIVQATKIGSPGFAGESIIGTDSYSGTTDSYLTYPIASMLTPEFTAAFWYKVNPSPDRAGILVIGNDTPENRNQGFRLFREGNGAEQRIKLNVGIGTAEVWNNGDVIDVAAGEWVHIAFTISQTQCTIFFNGVEMSSSPLTAAIDWTGCETLTIGSGGETFSYWDHKSDGSAMDELRLFNKALTADEIQDMINVTNPYQPKYGETFYMPFDGNNTDLISYNDATVVGTTGFAGESALGSDAFAGATDSYLTFPIEGLFGEEFSTVFWYKVNPDPDRAGILVVGNNIPENRNQGFRLFREGSATEQRIKLNVGTETAEVWNDGGVIDATAGEWIQIAVTVSLTKSTIYFNGVEMLSSDLSKGIDWTGCTTMTIGAGGETFSYWNHLSDSSYLDELRVFNTALSQEEIQTIYDAEK
- a CDS encoding RagB/SusD family nutrient uptake outer membrane protein: MKLFKYSIHITLVAATILFTAACDDKLDEPAENITIADSTDYSIAENMISPLIGLYAEFNNKGWESNPLMSIRGDDVNAGGLGDQQDFAETDLYNYNKDFWMYNSAWEGEYRDVITSHSAMEQIQLYTDETGNQSLGEQYIAEAKTIRGWILFNISRTWGNILVPTSSDPTELLVAGITSKNDVMQHIADQMDEAIPFLPDMNPNERTDIRGGVTKYTALAIKALANLELKNYQAVADATSQIISSGKFSLEADFYELFKIPGKLNNENLLEMQYSDFGQASGDSKSYLFEFFGPQSWTPKVEGAGSGWGFWEPSLKYIKFMLDRGETVRLETSVLFTDRGIAEIQKDPNYATLPAWVSNTTRSGDVINDYARALFASGKHYLPSDQLTPGRTTYGTNKNFTCIRYAEILLMHAEAITQGASSTSLSADAAVNLVRKRAGLTAISGVTNAQVMDEKFAELAMEWGTRFFDMVRLEKYNELSYEGRTFNADLIYLPYPQNQVDLLPVLKGSN
- a CDS encoding TonB-dependent receptor, encoding MRLLLSNLILLLFSISVFAQSSTNITGIVTDQSEMPLIGVTVFVKGTTSGTVTDIDGSYSIEALSNATLVYSFIGMKTQEIPVNNQTLINVSLLESTTGLDEVVVIGYGKMSVKDLTSSITTVKSEDLVKTPSGNVMQSLQGKVAGLQVISSGAPGESPTIRLRGIGSYPGHGNEGPLYVVDGVFYDNIDFLNTADIESTSVLKDASAAAIYGVRAANGVVLIETKSGKRNQKAQINYNGYYGYQVAQNVLKMANAEQYTNMALESGSAADEQFILNAMQRYGRSRINPNVPNVNTDWYDEIMRTAAIQNHSLSVSGGNENTTYSIGTSFFTQEGVLNMKNEYERFNLRSKIDFQANEWFTIGGNIILSNSTKYEPESAAWNVAYFAVPIMPVYDELNTAASPTRYASAEDLGYRGGKNPFPTMDLSENRIRTKKVLANFYAKLDLIPKKLNFKTTYSQDFTSQEGRFVDLAYFVSTNFKRTDDSVQKNSQTTTNQTWDNILTYTDSFGGHNFTLMAGSSYRDETWNYLSATGLNFPSGLEENWYISKSKSKPSDSVNDDGRKQYGMSYFGRMSYNFNNKYLLYGTMRADGSSKYQEKWGYFPTVGAGWVISEENFMKDVEFIDFLKFRASWGKLGNNKIAASDGANSTNVVTTAIDGVLVSGTTTSSTYSSLKWEVTEETNFGVTTTLLANRLSVDADYYIRDTKNAVIDVTNPLIGGTVRKNVGEIRNSGFELALSWSDNITKDLKYSIGANISTLKNEVRDLFGQPYIDGGQAEFRQRSIVGEPLLAFFGREVVGVYQNEAEVAADPVAVENGLAPGDLKYKDQNKDGKIDDDDRVVLGSYFPNFMYGANLGITYKNWEFTMNILGQTGNKILNRKRGELIWTNDGNIDADLAKNRWHGEGTSNKYPSSAGLRKGWNQKMSDYFVEDGSYFRIQNIQIAYNLTQKVMFGVKVPEARISFTADRPLTVFSYNGFNPEVENGIDTQTYPIPAVYTLGLNVNF